A single Dechloromonas denitrificans DNA region contains:
- a CDS encoding SCO family protein, whose protein sequence is MINRLCILLCCLLAVACSREAPAFRATDLTGATFGRQLALPDHNGRLRSLADFRGQAVVVFFGYTSCPDICPGTLARFAEAMKALGPDAAKVQVLFVSLDPERDSAERLKAFVPWFYPSFLGLRGDAEQTRAAASEFRVFSARKEVGGGLGYVLDHSAGAYLYDPAGRLRLYVKDGAAVADIVADLRLLLAD, encoded by the coding sequence ATGATTAATCGCCTGTGCATATTGTTGTGTTGTCTGCTGGCAGTCGCCTGTAGCCGGGAAGCGCCTGCCTTCCGCGCGACCGATCTGACCGGCGCCACGTTCGGCCGCCAGCTGGCCCTGCCCGATCACAACGGCCGGCTGCGTTCGCTGGCCGATTTTCGCGGCCAGGCGGTGGTCGTCTTCTTCGGCTATACCTCCTGTCCGGATATCTGCCCGGGCACGCTGGCCCGCTTCGCCGAAGCGATGAAGGCGCTCGGGCCGGACGCGGCCAAGGTCCAGGTGCTGTTCGTCAGTCTCGATCCGGAGCGCGACAGCGCCGAACGTCTGAAGGCCTTCGTGCCCTGGTTCTACCCGAGCTTCCTCGGCTTGCGCGGCGATGCCGAACAGACCCGCGCCGCCGCCAGCGAATTCCGCGTCTTCAGCGCCCGCAAGGAGGTTGGCGGCGGCCTCGGTTACGTTCTCGACCATTCGGCCGGCGCCTATCTCTACGACCCGGCCGGCCGCCTCCGGCTCTACGTCAAGGATGGCGCCGCCGTCGCCGACATTGTCGCCGACCTGCGCCTGCTGCTCGCCGACTAG
- a CDS encoding ATP-binding protein, producing MQPERQRLIRSLFDEYIEMYASRDERLTTRFSENFSGYAGSSDRLVTDRDEWIRVTRLDFAQVPGRIRIEMLDFAPQDLAEDVVAATAFFHIHLPQHDPVLARETARLVLVFRREGDAWMIAHSGISIPFGLAREGEVYPMWRLQERNHELEALVDERTQALKVANDALAAHRSHLETEVEQRTAALSIAKEAAEAASRAKTIFLTTVSHELRTPMNAIMGMTAMARSHATDPALVHRLTVIDGASRRLLAVINDILDISRLEAERLTLECQDFTLAEILDNITATLGRKAGDKGLQLAVHVPPEVSSTLLRGDPVRLEQILLNLADNAVKFTDQGRINLRAGLTELGPDSIKLSIEVQDSGIGIAGKDIDRLFSLFEQGDGSLSRKYGGTGLGLAISKRLAQLMGGDIRVSSEAGVGSTFSLTVRLNRAAGN from the coding sequence ATGCAACCGGAACGTCAGCGCCTCATTCGTTCATTGTTCGACGAGTACATCGAGATGTACGCCTCGCGCGACGAGCGCCTGACGACGCGCTTCAGCGAGAACTTCAGCGGCTACGCCGGGAGCAGCGACCGGTTGGTCACCGACCGGGACGAGTGGATCCGGGTCACCCGCCTCGATTTCGCGCAGGTGCCCGGGCGGATCCGGATCGAAATGCTCGACTTCGCGCCGCAGGATCTGGCCGAGGACGTCGTCGCGGCGACCGCCTTTTTCCATATTCACCTGCCGCAACACGACCCCGTTCTGGCGCGCGAAACGGCCCGCCTGGTGCTGGTCTTCCGGCGCGAAGGCGACGCCTGGATGATCGCCCACAGCGGGATTTCGATCCCCTTCGGCCTGGCCAGAGAGGGCGAGGTCTACCCGATGTGGCGCTTGCAGGAACGCAATCATGAACTGGAGGCGCTGGTCGACGAGCGCACGCAAGCGCTGAAAGTCGCCAACGACGCCCTGGCGGCCCATCGCAGCCATCTGGAAACCGAGGTCGAACAGCGCACGGCGGCCCTCTCCATCGCCAAGGAGGCGGCCGAGGCGGCCAGTCGAGCCAAAACCATCTTCCTGACCACGGTCAGCCATGAACTCCGCACCCCGATGAATGCGATCATGGGGATGACCGCGATGGCCCGCAGCCACGCCACCGACCCGGCGCTGGTCCACCGGCTGACGGTGATCGACGGCGCCTCGCGTCGCCTGCTGGCCGTGATCAACGACATCCTCGACATCTCGCGGCTGGAGGCGGAGCGCCTGACCCTGGAATGCCAGGACTTCACGCTGGCCGAAATTCTCGACAACATCACCGCGACCCTCGGCCGCAAGGCCGGCGACAAAGGCCTGCAACTGGCGGTTCATGTGCCGCCGGAAGTCAGCAGCACGCTGCTGCGCGGCGATCCGGTACGCCTGGAGCAAATACTGCTCAACCTGGCCGATAACGCCGTCAAATTCACCGACCAGGGCCGGATCAACTTGCGCGCCGGGCTGACCGAGCTGGGTCCGGACAGCATCAAGTTGAGCATTGAAGTGCAGGACAGCGGCATCGGCATCGCCGGCAAGGACATCGACCGTCTGTTCTCGCTCTTCGAACAAGGCGATGGTTCGCTGAGCCGAAAATATGGCGGCACCGGCCTTGGCCTGGCGATCAGCAAGCGTCTGGCCCAGTTGATGGGCGGCGACATCCGGGTAAGCAGCGAAGCGGGCGTCGGCAGCACCTTCTCGCTGACCGTTCGCCTGAACCGCGCCGCCGGCAATTGA